One region of Streptomyces davaonensis JCM 4913 genomic DNA includes:
- a CDS encoding ABC transporter permease, with the protein MNILNYIDAFFSDSAHWQGYDGIPTRVAEHIGYTLMALGIAAAIGLPVGLLTGHTGRGGNTLALIATAGRALPSFGLMVLMFVLLGLGMAPVMIPLVVLAIPPILVTTYEAMRSVDPAPVDAARGMGMAEPEVLFRVELPVALPLILSGLRSAAIQIVSTATIAAYVSFGGLGRYIVDGLYQRDYEKVVGGATLVAAMALATLALFWAVTRLTVSRGVRRAHVG; encoded by the coding sequence ATGAACATCCTCAATTACATCGACGCCTTCTTCAGCGACAGCGCGCACTGGCAGGGCTACGACGGCATCCCCACGCGGGTCGCCGAGCACATCGGCTACACCCTGATGGCACTCGGCATAGCCGCCGCCATCGGTCTCCCGGTCGGCCTGCTCACCGGCCACACGGGCCGCGGCGGCAACACGCTGGCCCTGATCGCCACGGCCGGCCGGGCACTGCCCAGCTTCGGCCTGATGGTCCTTATGTTTGTGCTGCTGGGCCTGGGCATGGCACCGGTCATGATCCCGCTGGTGGTCCTGGCGATCCCGCCCATCCTCGTCACCACCTACGAGGCCATGCGCTCGGTCGACCCTGCCCCCGTGGACGCTGCCCGAGGCATGGGCATGGCCGAGCCGGAGGTCCTCTTCCGTGTCGAACTCCCCGTCGCCCTCCCCCTGATCCTCAGCGGCCTGCGCTCAGCGGCGATCCAGATCGTGTCGACGGCGACGATCGCGGCGTACGTCAGCTTCGGCGGCCTCGGCCGCTACATCGTGGACGGCCTGTACCAGCGGGACTACGAGAAGGTGGTGGGCGGAGCGACGCTGGTGGCGGCGATGGCGCTGGCGACGCTGGCGCTGTTCTGGGCGGTGACGAGACTGACGGTCTCCCGTGGCGTACGCAGGGCGCACGTCGGTTAG
- a CDS encoding ferredoxin reductase family protein: protein MTTVQSPPAPPTAMRPRVVAGTGLYAVLAANAAVVTYFFVDVGFGASNALLVLGRLAGLYGALLMAFQLLLVARLPWLDRRIGMDRLTSWHRWTGFGILWTLLAHAVFITFGYADSSGLDPVNQLVDLAETVEGVLRAVAALVIILVVGAVSGRFARRRLAYETWHFIHLYTYLAVVLAFTHQVAVGTTFTASSAATAYWYALWGVALGSVLVGRLVLPLWRNWRHQLRVSAVVPESDNVVSIHITGRDLDRLPARAGQFFLWRFLTKDRWWQANPFSLSAAPDGRGLRLTAKAAGDGSAALRHLEPGTRVFAEGPYGAFTALHRTRPESLLIAGGVGVTPIRALLEELAGHAVVIYRVASDRDAVLYDELRELAHAKGAELHLVTGPVAPDRLAPAELIRMVPDIAERDVFLCGPPPMMNAVLGSLRALDVPKPQIHFERFSLAG, encoded by the coding sequence GTGACGACCGTCCAATCGCCCCCCGCGCCCCCCACGGCGATGCGCCCGAGGGTGGTGGCCGGCACCGGCCTGTACGCCGTGCTGGCCGCGAACGCGGCCGTGGTGACCTACTTCTTCGTCGACGTCGGCTTCGGCGCCTCCAACGCGCTGCTCGTCCTCGGCCGCCTCGCCGGTCTCTACGGCGCCCTGCTCATGGCGTTCCAGCTGCTGCTGGTGGCCCGGCTGCCGTGGCTGGACCGGCGGATCGGCATGGACCGGCTGACCTCCTGGCACCGCTGGACCGGCTTCGGCATCCTGTGGACGCTGCTGGCGCACGCCGTCTTCATCACCTTCGGCTACGCCGACTCCTCCGGCCTCGACCCGGTCAACCAGCTCGTCGACCTCGCCGAGACCGTCGAGGGCGTGCTGCGGGCCGTCGCCGCACTGGTGATCATCCTCGTGGTCGGCGCGGTCTCCGGCCGGTTCGCCCGGCGCAGGCTGGCGTACGAGACCTGGCACTTCATCCATCTGTACACCTACCTCGCGGTGGTGCTGGCCTTCACCCACCAGGTCGCGGTCGGTACGACCTTCACCGCCTCCTCCGCCGCCACCGCCTACTGGTACGCGCTGTGGGGCGTCGCCCTCGGCTCGGTACTGGTGGGCCGGCTCGTGCTGCCGCTGTGGCGGAACTGGCGCCACCAGCTGCGTGTCTCGGCGGTCGTGCCCGAGTCGGACAACGTGGTCTCCATCCACATCACCGGCCGGGACCTCGACCGGCTGCCCGCCCGCGCCGGGCAGTTCTTCCTGTGGCGGTTCCTGACCAAGGACCGCTGGTGGCAGGCGAACCCGTTCTCCCTGTCCGCCGCCCCCGACGGCCGCGGCCTGCGCCTCACCGCCAAGGCGGCGGGCGACGGCAGCGCCGCCCTGCGCCACCTCGAGCCCGGCACCCGCGTCTTCGCCGAGGGCCCCTACGGCGCCTTCACCGCCCTGCACCGCACCCGGCCGGAGTCCCTGCTCATCGCCGGTGGCGTGGGCGTCACCCCGATCCGGGCGCTGCTGGAGGAGCTGGCGGGCCACGCCGTGGTCATCTACCGGGTGGCCAGTGACCGGGACGCGGTCCTCTACGACGAACTGCGCGAGCTGGCCCACGCCAAGGGCGCCGAACTGCATCTGGTCACCGGCCCGGTGGCGCCGGACCGGCTGGCCCCGGCCGAGCTGATCCGGATGGTGCCGGACATCGCCGAGCGGGACGTCTTCCTGTGCGGGCCGCCCCCGATGATGAACGCGGTCCTGGGCAGCCTGCGCGCACTGGACGTGCCCAAGCCGCAGATCCACTTCGAGCGTTTCAGCCTGGCGGGATGA
- a CDS encoding sensor histidine kinase, with the protein MSTSEVDASTTTHGSPLGIRRFIDRRPFRRKLNLLVGVPLAVVALLLAYLIDDQLDQSSAASDAARLVRDSAEVATLVDRVEAEHQQAILLSVRHEAAGEGAAPPSTDSYDRAQSAVDAQVVKVRETFGDRLPQTEAQALKEIGALGSLRDTIEQGYLPADNIDPAYTNAAKGVIDGLGLDRNAGLAATFTGNLLDSLLRTDAAHSAFETGVFSASTGDSNALIEFIGAVGSYEVYTYQADRFARFATTEQTEELRGIEHSSPQALIVREYAELQIDPGTLQADSPDEIRRSFQAALVSYPAYREQAEIRLGITASLIDQIADRADDASGDAAWRAGLLLALALFGFAFWFALSVMVRRSVVRPVQALTGAAREVAEVADRELARVADDDAEDDGPPRLREVPVTARDEIGELAEAFNRVQTTAAALLERQVLSRRNVAEMFGNVGRRVSNLTTRQLSLIDAVERGETDPELLERLYSIDHIAVRLRRNADSLMLLAGIRESGLGSGPLALTTVVRAALGQIEGFQRVRLQARSEAAVEPDVIGDLTLMVAELLENAVSFSPAGAPVEVTVAAGADGESASIVISDHGLGMSAERLTEENARLVRRERLDLVPTKVLGLFVVGTLARRWEIEVTLTRTPGGGVTAEVSVPSSLLLPVPEVPEPAAPDTPPTEAPATGPLPAAAAAAAVSADSGSLPRRLPRREGPATDVPSTDHARADQPEASPDDHASGSRPLRRRVRGATLRTAEDTGAHQMLRQAAHPADADAVRSALEEFEAGVERAHRVSDTTQQTPIPEQRDQNNLPEGAEQ; encoded by the coding sequence GTGTCCACGAGCGAGGTGGACGCGTCCACCACGACCCACGGTTCCCCTCTTGGCATACGGCGTTTCATCGACCGTCGGCCCTTCCGGCGCAAGCTCAATCTCCTGGTCGGCGTGCCGCTCGCCGTCGTGGCCCTGCTGCTCGCCTACCTCATCGACGACCAGCTCGACCAGTCCTCCGCCGCCTCCGACGCGGCCCGGCTGGTCCGGGACAGCGCCGAAGTGGCCACGCTGGTGGACCGGGTGGAGGCCGAGCACCAGCAGGCCATCCTGCTTTCCGTACGGCACGAGGCCGCGGGCGAGGGCGCGGCCCCGCCCTCCACGGACTCCTACGACCGGGCGCAGTCCGCGGTGGACGCCCAGGTCGTCAAGGTCCGCGAGACCTTCGGCGACCGGCTGCCGCAGACCGAGGCACAGGCGCTCAAGGAGATCGGCGCCCTCGGCAGCCTCCGGGACACCATCGAGCAGGGCTATCTGCCCGCCGACAACATCGATCCGGCGTACACCAACGCCGCCAAGGGCGTCATCGACGGCCTGGGCCTGGACCGCAACGCCGGTCTCGCGGCCACCTTCACCGGCAACCTGCTGGACTCGCTGCTGCGCACCGACGCCGCCCACAGCGCCTTCGAGACCGGGGTGTTCTCCGCCTCCACCGGTGACTCCAACGCGCTCATCGAGTTCATCGGCGCGGTCGGCTCCTACGAGGTGTACACCTACCAGGCGGACCGTTTCGCCCGGTTCGCCACCACCGAGCAGACCGAGGAGCTGCGCGGGATCGAGCACAGCTCCCCGCAGGCCCTCATCGTCCGCGAGTACGCCGAACTCCAGATCGACCCCGGCACCCTCCAGGCGGACTCCCCCGACGAGATCCGGCGGTCCTTCCAGGCCGCGCTCGTCTCCTACCCCGCCTACCGGGAGCAGGCCGAGATCCGGCTCGGGATCACCGCCTCCCTCATCGACCAGATCGCCGACCGCGCCGACGACGCCTCCGGGGACGCCGCCTGGCGCGCCGGACTGCTGCTCGCACTCGCCCTGTTCGGCTTCGCCTTCTGGTTCGCCCTGTCGGTCATGGTCCGCCGCTCGGTGGTCCGGCCCGTGCAGGCCCTCACCGGCGCCGCCCGGGAGGTCGCCGAGGTCGCGGACCGTGAGCTGGCACGGGTCGCCGACGACGACGCCGAGGACGACGGCCCGCCCCGCCTGCGCGAGGTGCCGGTCACCGCGCGCGACGAGATCGGCGAGCTGGCCGAGGCCTTCAACCGGGTGCAGACAACCGCCGCCGCGCTGCTGGAACGCCAGGTGCTCAGCCGCCGCAACGTCGCCGAGATGTTCGGCAACGTCGGCCGCCGCGTCAGCAATCTGACCACCCGCCAGCTCTCCCTGATCGACGCCGTCGAGCGCGGCGAGACCGACCCCGAGCTGCTGGAACGCCTCTACAGCATCGACCACATCGCGGTCCGCCTGCGCCGTAACGCCGACAGCCTGATGCTGCTCGCGGGCATCCGTGAGTCGGGCCTCGGCTCCGGTCCGCTGGCCCTCACCACCGTCGTACGGGCCGCGCTCGGCCAGATCGAGGGCTTCCAGCGGGTACGGCTCCAGGCGCGGTCCGAGGCCGCGGTGGAGCCGGACGTCATCGGCGACCTGACGCTGATGGTGGCCGAACTCCTGGAGAACGCGGTGTCGTTCTCGCCCGCGGGCGCCCCCGTGGAGGTGACCGTGGCGGCGGGGGCGGACGGCGAGTCCGCGTCGATCGTCATCTCCGACCACGGTCTGGGCATGAGCGCCGAGCGGCTCACCGAGGAGAACGCCCGCCTCGTCCGCCGTGAGCGCCTGGACCTGGTGCCGACCAAGGTGCTGGGCCTGTTCGTGGTCGGCACGCTGGCGCGCCGGTGGGAGATCGAGGTGACGCTGACCCGGACGCCGGGCGGCGGTGTGACGGCGGAGGTCAGTGTGCCCTCCTCGCTGCTGCTGCCGGTTCCGGAGGTGCCGGAACCGGCGGCCCCGGACACTCCGCCGACCGAGGCGCCGGCCACCGGCCCCCTCCCCGCGGCAGCGGCAGCGGCAGCGGTCTCGGCCGACTCCGGCTCCCTCCCCCGCCGGCTCCCCCGGCGCGAGGGTCCCGCCACCGACGTGCCCTCCACCGATCACGCACGCGCCGACCAGCCGGAAGCCTCCCCCGACGACCACGCGTCCGGTTCCCGTCCGCTGCGCCGCCGCGTCCGCGGTGCCACCCTGCGCACCGCCGAGGACACCGGCGCCCACCAGATGCTGCGCCAGGCCGCCCACCCCGCCGACGCCGACGCCGTACGGTCCGCGCTGGAGGAGTTCGAGGCGGGCGTGGAGCGGGCGCACCGCGTCAGCGACACCACACAACAGACCCCGATCCCCGAACAGCGGGACCAGAACAACCTCCCGGAAGGAGCGGAGCAGTGA
- a CDS encoding response regulator transcription factor, translating to MEKVRLLVVDDDPPIADLVATVARYEGWEAVTANSGEEALRRAAEFRPDIVVLDLMLPDVDGFGVLDRLRRSGTMVPVVFLTARDGVADRVAGLTRGGDDYLVKPFAVEELMARLRTVLRRSAGPGFQRSVLRVGDLTMDEDTREVHRGEKLLTLTPTEYEVLRYLMRKSPTVQTKAQILDHVWEYGFGGRSNVVELVVSRLRRKLDDTGPAMIHTVRGFGYVIRQAAE from the coding sequence GTGGAAAAAGTACGACTGCTCGTCGTGGACGACGACCCGCCGATCGCCGATCTCGTCGCGACGGTCGCCCGGTACGAGGGCTGGGAAGCGGTCACGGCGAACTCCGGTGAGGAGGCGCTGCGCCGCGCCGCCGAGTTCCGGCCGGACATCGTCGTGCTCGACCTGATGCTCCCGGACGTGGACGGCTTCGGTGTGCTGGACCGGCTGCGCCGCTCCGGGACGATGGTGCCGGTGGTGTTCCTCACCGCGCGCGACGGCGTCGCGGACCGGGTGGCGGGGCTGACCCGGGGCGGCGACGACTACCTGGTCAAGCCGTTCGCGGTGGAGGAGCTGATGGCCCGGCTGCGGACCGTGCTGCGGCGCAGCGCCGGGCCCGGCTTCCAGCGCTCGGTGCTGCGGGTCGGCGATCTGACGATGGACGAGGACACCCGCGAGGTCCACCGCGGCGAGAAGCTCCTCACCCTCACACCCACCGAGTACGAGGTCCTGCGCTACCTCATGCGCAAGTCGCCGACCGTGCAGACCAAGGCGCAGATCCTCGACCATGTCTGGGAGTACGGCTTCGGCGGCCGCTCCAACGTCGTCGAGCTGGTCGTCAGCCGGCTGCGCCGCAAGCTCGACGACACCGGCCCGGCGATGATCCACACCGTGCGGGGCTTCGGCTACGTCATCCGGCAGGCGGCGGAGTGA
- a CDS encoding roadblock/LC7 domain-containing protein: MSTSTGATPAGAATPAELQAAAADFTWLLNRFATETAGVVDAIAVSSDGLLIAVSELREHADSERLAAIVSGITSLAAGASGNYGLGGLNKVIIDLEGGHVLVSAIGSGAVLGVVTDKEAKLGNIAYEMTLFANRAGAALNPQLVLELKNSVGAASAR, translated from the coding sequence GTGAGTACGTCGACAGGTGCCACTCCGGCAGGAGCCGCCACGCCGGCCGAGCTCCAGGCCGCCGCAGCCGACTTCACCTGGCTGCTGAATCGCTTCGCGACCGAGACCGCGGGCGTCGTCGACGCCATCGCCGTCTCCTCCGACGGGCTGCTGATCGCGGTGTCCGAGCTGCGTGAGCACGCCGACTCCGAGCGGCTCGCCGCGATCGTCTCCGGCATCACCAGCCTGGCCGCCGGGGCCTCCGGCAACTACGGCCTCGGTGGCCTGAACAAGGTCATCATCGACCTGGAGGGCGGGCATGTCCTGGTCTCCGCGATCGGCAGCGGGGCGGTGCTCGGCGTGGTCACCGACAAGGAGGCCAAGCTCGGCAACATCGCCTACGAGATGACGCTGTTCGCCAACCGCGCCGGTGCCGCGCTCAACCCGCAGCTGGTGCTGGAGCTGAAGAACAGCGTCGGCGCCGCGTCGGCCCGCTGA
- a CDS encoding DUF742 domain-containing protein, with product MADGTPPPGPDPVGPAPAVRPFLVTAGRVAPSASGRTMPVETQVVATAEGLDSLDLLSFEQHDIVAACRQPQSIAEIAARLRLHLNVVRVLAEDLRAEGRLTVHVPNADAVHDSSVLRRVIDGLRAIPDSRGVLRDTD from the coding sequence ATGGCGGACGGCACCCCACCCCCGGGCCCCGACCCGGTCGGCCCCGCCCCCGCCGTACGGCCGTTCCTGGTCACCGCCGGCCGGGTGGCGCCCAGCGCGTCCGGCCGGACGATGCCCGTCGAGACCCAGGTGGTGGCCACCGCCGAGGGGCTCGACTCGCTTGACCTGCTCTCCTTCGAGCAGCACGACATCGTTGCCGCGTGCCGGCAGCCGCAGTCCATCGCGGAGATCGCGGCCCGGCTGCGGCTGCACCTGAACGTCGTCCGGGTGCTCGCGGAGGATCTGCGGGCCGAGGGGCGGCTGACGGTGCATGTGCCGAACGCCGATGCCGTCCACGATTCATCCGTACTGCGAAGAGTGATCGATGGCCTGCGGGCCATCCCCGACTCCCGGGGGGTTCTCCGTGACACCGACTGA
- a CDS encoding GTP-binding protein: MTPTEPAAAVRPPLPVKMVIAGGFGVGKTTAVGSISEIEPLTTEAAITEVAAGVDDLTHTPSKTTTTVAMDFGCITIDPTLKLYLFGTPGQERFGFMWDDLVEGAVGGLVIVDTRRLDDCYAAVDYFEHKGIPFAVAVNAFDGKVEHEIDDVRWALDVSDGVPVVVFDARERGSVRDALLIVLEQALARTEA; encoded by the coding sequence GTGACACCGACTGAACCGGCCGCCGCCGTACGACCGCCGCTGCCGGTCAAGATGGTGATCGCGGGGGGTTTCGGCGTGGGCAAGACGACCGCGGTCGGCTCCATCTCCGAGATCGAACCGCTGACGACGGAGGCCGCGATCACGGAAGTCGCGGCGGGCGTCGACGACTTGACGCACACTCCGAGCAAGACGACCACCACCGTCGCCATGGACTTCGGGTGCATCACCATCGACCCGACGCTGAAGCTCTATCTGTTCGGTACGCCCGGACAGGAGCGGTTCGGGTTCATGTGGGACGACCTCGTCGAGGGCGCGGTGGGTGGGCTCGTCATCGTGGATACGCGCCGGCTGGACGACTGTTATGCGGCCGTCGACTACTTCGAGCACAAGGGGATCCCGTTCGCGGTCGCGGTGAACGCGTTCGACGGGAAGGTCGAGCATGAGATCGACGATGTGCGGTGGGCGCTGGATGTGAGTGACGGGGTGCCGGTCGTGGTGTTCGACGCGCGGGAACGCGGCTCGGTGCGGGACGCGCTACTGATCGTCCTGGAGCAGGCGCTGGCCCGCACCGAAGCCTGA
- a CDS encoding ABC transporter ATP-binding protein codes for MIRIDSVTKRYPDGTVAVDRLSLEIPDRSITVLVGPSGCGKTTTLRMINRMVEPSEGTILLDGKDIQQQPVNTLRRSMGYVIQNAGLFQHRTILDNIATVPRLLGWGKEKSRARARELMDRVGLDGALAKRYPYQLSGGQQQRVGVARALAADPPVLLMDEPFSAVDPIVRKGLQDELLRIQGELGKTIVFVTHDIDEAVKLGTMVAVMRTGGRLAQFAPPAELLTNPADSFVEDFLGTDRGIRRLSFFPAAGLELLTSPITAIDATAEQIAARDTADAPYLLVTDLDGKPLGWAEPQDLTAGAIDSAQLIPYGRPFVPGTDSLRAALDCAVLSPTGWAVAVDGEGRAAGVVSQQTIGEAIRGAHAKSAQGATTEKVAR; via the coding sequence TTGATACGGATAGATTCAGTCACCAAGCGGTACCCGGACGGCACGGTGGCGGTCGACCGGCTGTCGCTGGAGATACCCGACCGCTCGATCACCGTCCTCGTCGGCCCCTCGGGCTGTGGCAAGACGACGACCCTGCGCATGATCAACCGGATGGTCGAACCCAGTGAGGGCACCATCCTCCTGGACGGCAAGGACATCCAGCAGCAGCCCGTCAACACCCTGCGCCGGTCGATGGGTTACGTCATCCAGAACGCCGGTCTCTTCCAGCACCGCACCATCCTGGACAACATCGCCACCGTGCCCCGCCTGCTCGGCTGGGGCAAGGAGAAGTCCCGGGCCCGTGCCAGGGAGTTGATGGACCGGGTCGGCCTCGACGGGGCGCTCGCCAAGCGGTACCCCTACCAGCTCTCCGGCGGACAGCAGCAGCGCGTCGGCGTGGCCCGTGCCCTCGCCGCCGATCCGCCGGTCCTGCTGATGGACGAGCCGTTCTCCGCCGTCGACCCGATCGTCCGCAAGGGACTCCAGGACGAACTGCTGCGTATCCAGGGCGAGTTGGGCAAGACCATCGTCTTTGTCACGCACGACATCGACGAGGCGGTCAAGCTCGGCACGATGGTCGCGGTGATGCGCACCGGCGGCCGGCTCGCCCAGTTCGCCCCGCCCGCCGAGCTGCTGACCAACCCCGCCGACTCCTTCGTCGAGGACTTCCTCGGCACCGACCGGGGCATCCGGCGACTGTCCTTCTTCCCCGCCGCGGGCCTGGAGCTGCTCACCTCTCCGATCACCGCGATCGACGCCACTGCCGAGCAGATCGCCGCCCGCGACACGGCCGACGCCCCCTATCTCCTCGTAACGGACCTGGACGGCAAGCCCCTTGGCTGGGCCGAGCCGCAGGACCTGACCGCGGGCGCGATCGACTCGGCGCAACTCATCCCGTACGGGCGTCCGTTCGTGCCGGGCACCGACTCCCTGCGAGCCGCCCTCGACTGCGCCGTACTCTCGCCGACCGGCTGGGCCGTCGCGGTGGACGGGGAGGGCCGAGCGGCCGGAGTGGTCTCGCAGCAGACCATCGGCGAGGCGATCCGGGGTGCCCACGCCAAGAGTGCGCAGGGCGCGACGACGGAGAAGGTCGCGCGATGA
- a CDS encoding ABC transporter permease has protein sequence MSELFDMPSDLQNSYLGLVGLHLREALLPVLAGLLVALPIAQLCVRLRWLYPPVLWVTTVLYAIPSLAFFVILIDYTGLSELTVMIPLAVYSLVVLIPAIVDGVRSVPQETLAAAKAMGFGPVRRYLQVQLPIAVPAIIAGLRIASVSSISLVSVGMLIGNQGALGNLLNSGMIYNQERLIWLSVLGTAVLAILVDAVLIVIRMLLTPWMPRKATR, from the coding sequence ATGAGTGAGCTCTTCGACATGCCGAGCGACCTCCAGAACAGCTACCTCGGCCTGGTCGGCCTCCACCTGCGCGAGGCCCTGCTCCCGGTGCTCGCCGGACTGCTGGTGGCCCTGCCGATCGCTCAACTCTGCGTACGGCTGCGCTGGTTGTACCCGCCGGTGCTGTGGGTGACGACAGTTCTGTACGCGATCCCGTCCCTCGCGTTCTTCGTGATCCTCATCGACTACACGGGCCTGTCCGAACTCACCGTGATGATCCCGCTGGCCGTCTACAGCCTGGTGGTCCTCATCCCGGCGATCGTCGACGGCGTCCGCTCGGTCCCGCAGGAGACTCTGGCCGCTGCCAAGGCCATGGGCTTCGGCCCCGTACGCCGCTATCTCCAGGTACAGCTGCCGATCGCCGTGCCCGCGATCATCGCCGGGCTGCGGATCGCGTCCGTGTCGAGTATCTCCCTGGTCAGCGTAGGCATGCTGATCGGCAACCAGGGCGCCCTCGGTAACCTGCTCAACAGCGGCATGATCTACAACCAGGAACGCCTGATATGGCTTTCCGTCCTGGGCACGGCAGTGCTCGCGATCCTGGTCGACGCGGTGCTGATCGTCATCCGCATGCTGCTCACCCCGTGGATGCCTCGGAAGGCCACGCGATGA
- a CDS encoding FAD:protein FMN transferase, giving the protein MRRVEHVMGFPVSLRVDDEQVPGSAVDAVFAWLREVDERFSPFKPGSEVSRLDRGEIGPCEVSADLAEVLALCEEYRVATGGAFDVRLPGRGLDPCAVVKGWAVQRAAELLRAAGVERFCLNAGGDVVAAGGPWRVGVRHTERADRLCTVLEITDGAVATSAHYERGAHILDGRTGRPATGLLSVTVIAATLTEADSTATAAFAMGTEGIAWASARPGCQVFAVDAERRVLRTEGVPVAA; this is encoded by the coding sequence GTGCGGCGCGTCGAGCACGTGATGGGGTTCCCGGTCTCGCTCCGGGTGGACGACGAGCAGGTCCCCGGTAGCGCCGTGGACGCCGTCTTCGCCTGGCTGCGCGAGGTCGACGAACGGTTCAGCCCGTTCAAGCCCGGCAGCGAAGTGTCCCGCCTCGACCGGGGCGAGATCGGCCCTTGCGAGGTCAGCGCCGACCTCGCCGAGGTCCTCGCCCTGTGCGAGGAGTACCGGGTCGCCACCGGCGGCGCCTTCGACGTACGGCTGCCCGGCCGGGGCCTCGACCCCTGCGCGGTGGTCAAGGGCTGGGCCGTGCAGCGGGCGGCGGAGCTGCTGCGGGCGGCCGGGGTGGAGCGGTTCTGTCTCAACGCCGGCGGTGACGTGGTCGCCGCGGGCGGGCCCTGGCGGGTGGGCGTACGGCACACCGAGCGTGCCGACCGGCTGTGCACGGTGCTGGAGATCACCGACGGGGCAGTGGCGACCTCCGCGCACTACGAGCGGGGCGCGCACATCCTCGACGGCCGCACCGGACGCCCGGCGACCGGCCTGCTCAGCGTCACCGTCATCGCCGCCACCCTGACCGAGGCCGACAGCACGGCGACCGCCGCCTTCGCGATGGGCACGGAGGGAATCGCCTGGGCGTCCGCCCGTCCCGGCTGCCAGGTGTTCGCGGTGGACGCGGAGCGGAGGGTGCTGCGGACGGAGGGGGTGCCGGTGGCGGCGTAG
- a CDS encoding FMN-binding protein → MKRAIPVLVLTAVGLVPLWRYAPSTDTTSAPSTTESVAPSPSATPSSTSGSSALVVEGPVVNTEKGAVQVEVTFDGDEIASVRMLQQPNHPQTTAAVPTLIEETLEAQSADIDTVSGATITSDGYKESLQAALDQQGA, encoded by the coding sequence GTGAAGCGAGCCATACCCGTCCTGGTCCTGACCGCCGTCGGTCTGGTCCCGCTGTGGCGCTACGCGCCCTCGACGGACACCACGTCCGCACCGTCCACGACGGAGAGTGTCGCGCCGTCCCCTTCCGCGACCCCCTCCTCCACGTCCGGCAGCTCCGCTTTGGTCGTCGAGGGCCCGGTGGTGAACACCGAGAAGGGCGCCGTGCAGGTCGAGGTGACCTTCGACGGCGACGAGATCGCCTCCGTCCGGATGCTCCAGCAGCCGAACCATCCGCAGACCACGGCGGCCGTCCCGACCCTGATCGAGGAGACCCTCGAAGCGCAGAGCGCGGACATCGACACGGTGTCCGGCGCCACCATCACCAGCGACGGCTACAAGGAGTCCCTCCAGGCCGCCCTCGACCAGCAGGGCGCCTGA
- a CDS encoding class I SAM-dependent methyltransferase — translation MSEQRRFDVWQAGPGYERYMGRWSRKVAERFTGLEGHADGLRWLDVGCGTGALSAVLTARCRPAVVLGCDRSAELVATARETAHGPVGFAVADARALPVRDGSWDVAVSGLTLNFLPEPAEGVAEMARAVRPGGQVAAYVWDYAEGMELLRRFWDAAAALDPAAAELDEGRRFPMCRPDPLYALWTGAGLEDVRITPVVVPTVFTDLTDLWSPFLAGQGPAAGYVTGLPPEDRDRLRTALAESLPEEPDGTIALAARAWTVRGTKP, via the coding sequence ATGAGCGAGCAGCGGCGCTTCGACGTCTGGCAGGCGGGACCCGGCTACGAGCGGTACATGGGGCGGTGGAGCCGGAAGGTGGCCGAGCGGTTCACCGGCCTGGAGGGGCACGCCGACGGGCTGCGCTGGCTGGATGTGGGGTGCGGCACGGGGGCGCTGTCGGCGGTGCTGACCGCCCGGTGCCGGCCGGCGGTGGTGCTGGGCTGCGACCGGTCCGCCGAGCTGGTCGCGACGGCCCGGGAGACGGCGCACGGTCCGGTGGGGTTCGCGGTGGCCGACGCGCGGGCGCTGCCGGTGCGCGACGGATCGTGGGACGTGGCGGTGAGCGGTCTGACGCTCAACTTCCTTCCCGAGCCCGCCGAAGGGGTCGCCGAGATGGCCCGCGCGGTGCGACCCGGCGGGCAGGTCGCCGCGTACGTCTGGGACTACGCCGAGGGCATGGAGCTGCTGCGCCGGTTCTGGGACGCGGCCGCCGCGCTGGATCCGGCGGCGGCCGAACTGGACGAGGGGCGCCGGTTCCCGATGTGCAGACCGGACCCGCTGTACGCGCTGTGGACCGGGGCCGGTCTTGAGGACGTCCGGATCACCCCGGTCGTCGTCCCGACCGTCTTCACCGACCTCACCGACCTGTGGTCCCCGTTCCTCGCGGGCCAGGGCCCGGCCGCCGGCTATGTGACCGGCCTCCCGCCCGAGGACCGGGACCGCCTGCGCACCGCACTCGCCGAGTCCCTCCCCGAGGAACCGGACGGCACGATCGCGCTGGCGGCCCGGGCCTGGACGGTCCGCGGGACGAAGCCCTGA